The Pseudomonadota bacterium genome has a window encoding:
- the astD gene encoding succinylglutamate-semialdehyde dehydrogenase encodes MHYINGLWVDEGTHRFTSLNPATGQALWEGAAAGEKVVAEAVTAARAAFDGWRKIPYAERLAILEQFKAQVMAAQEELAIVIAKETGKAMWDAASEAAAVVAKLGFAVEAYAQRTGTASRPAPGGTAVVHHRAHGVMAVFGPYNFPAHLPNGHIMPALLAGNTVVFKPSEHTPLVGEWVVRQWHAAGLPPGVLNLVQGERETGIALAAAEVDGVLFTGSTTTGEAIHRQFAGRPQVMLALEMGGNNPLIVDEVSDIRAAVHETLLSAFTGTGQRCTCARRLILPPWQQRDAFVELLVKSAASLRVGAYDETPLAFMGPVISMGEAARLLEAQATLEALGGKVLLRMEAPRPGLPFLSPCIIDMTGIKNVPDKEYFGPILQIYMVENHREAVELANSTRFGLSAAILCDDPALFQLLSHEIRAGLINWNRQTTGASGAGPFGGVGISGNHRPAGFYAADYCAYPVASVEVGALTLPEQLPPGMTIG; translated from the coding sequence ATGCATTATATCAATGGGTTATGGGTGGATGAGGGAACCCACCGCTTCACCTCGCTGAACCCCGCCACCGGGCAAGCCTTGTGGGAAGGGGCCGCAGCAGGGGAGAAAGTGGTGGCCGAAGCCGTTACCGCCGCCCGCGCAGCCTTCGATGGATGGCGGAAAATTCCATATGCGGAACGACTGGCGATTTTGGAGCAATTTAAGGCACAAGTGATGGCGGCTCAGGAAGAATTAGCCATTGTTATTGCGAAAGAAACTGGCAAGGCCATGTGGGATGCCGCCTCCGAAGCGGCTGCCGTGGTGGCAAAGTTGGGTTTTGCGGTGGAAGCATATGCGCAGCGCACGGGCACAGCGTCCCGCCCGGCACCGGGGGGCACGGCGGTGGTGCATCATCGTGCCCACGGGGTCATGGCGGTGTTCGGCCCCTATAATTTCCCGGCGCACTTGCCCAACGGGCATATTATGCCAGCACTTTTGGCAGGAAATACAGTGGTCTTCAAACCCAGTGAGCATACGCCGCTGGTAGGGGAATGGGTGGTGCGCCAATGGCATGCTGCCGGGTTGCCGCCGGGGGTACTAAATCTGGTACAGGGCGAGCGGGAGACCGGGATCGCCTTGGCAGCCGCGGAGGTCGATGGGGTGCTGTTTACCGGCTCCACCACAACGGGGGAGGCCATTCACCGCCAGTTTGCCGGGCGCCCGCAAGTGATGCTGGCGCTGGAAATGGGAGGGAATAACCCACTGATTGTGGATGAGGTTTCGGATATTCGGGCCGCGGTGCATGAGACATTGCTTTCGGCGTTTACCGGTACCGGGCAGCGCTGCACCTGTGCCCGCCGCTTGATTTTGCCGCCCTGGCAGCAGCGCGATGCATTCGTAGAACTATTGGTAAAATCGGCAGCCAGCCTTCGTGTTGGGGCATATGACGAGACGCCGCTTGCCTTCATGGGGCCGGTGATTTCCATGGGTGAGGCTGCCCGTCTTTTAGAGGCGCAGGCGACCTTGGAGGCCCTCGGTGGAAAGGTGCTGTTGCGGATGGAAGCACCCCGTCCCGGACTACCGTTTTTATCGCCCTGCATCATCGATATGACGGGGATCAAGAATGTTCCGGATAAGGAATACTTTGGCCCAATTTTACAAATATACATGGTGGAAAACCACAGGGAGGCCGTCGAGCTTGCTAACAGCACTCGCTTTGGGTTGAGCGCGGCAATTTTATGCGACGATCCTGCACTGTTTCAGTTACTTAGCCATGAAATTCGGGCCGGATTAATCAATTGGAACCGACAAACGACCGGTGCATCCGGCGCAGGCCCGTTCGGCGGGGTCGGGATTAGCGGAAACCACCGACCAGCGGGTTTTTATGCAGCAGACTATTGTGCCTATCCGGTGGCGTCGGTTGAAGTGGGAGCGCTAACCCTTCCCGAGCAACTTCCACCAGGAATGACAATAGGATAA
- a CDS encoding arginine N-succinyltransferase codes for MFLRPASIHDHAAVLAIARQAGFGMTSLPPDEAVLREKIEASVSSFAGSYPKPGEESFFFVLEDSENGGHIAGTCGIKSRIGLTQPFYSYKLTTITQTSTQLDIFSKQTMLQVTNDLTGATEVGALFLEPSYRRDRLGKMISLARFLFIAAHPHYFAEQVIAEMRGVHDVDGNAPFYNALPKRFFQMNFAKADYINATQGNQFINDLMPKYPVYLSLLPKSAQQVVGQVNAASEPAKAMLERQGFKYNGYIDIFDGGPTLIAERDAIHVVAAAALAPICTIDELPEETEKFMLSNNGFENFRCAVGRIAVLPQGLHITPRLARRAGVAMGDMVRYYPV; via the coding sequence ATGTTTCTTCGCCCTGCTAGCATCCATGATCATGCTGCCGTTCTTGCGATTGCCCGGCAGGCCGGGTTCGGCATGACCTCCCTGCCGCCGGATGAAGCGGTGCTGCGTGAAAAAATCGAAGCATCGGTGAGTAGTTTTGCCGGTTCATACCCGAAACCGGGTGAGGAAAGCTTCTTTTTCGTGCTGGAAGACAGCGAAAATGGCGGCCACATCGCCGGAACATGCGGTATCAAGTCCAGAATAGGTCTTACCCAGCCGTTTTATTCGTATAAATTGACAACAATCACCCAAACATCCACCCAATTAGACATATTTTCAAAACAAACCATGCTGCAGGTCACCAACGACCTGACCGGTGCGACAGAAGTGGGGGCGTTGTTTTTAGAGCCATCTTACCGCCGCGACCGTTTGGGAAAGATGATTTCGCTGGCGCGGTTTCTTTTCATCGCCGCCCATCCGCATTATTTTGCCGAGCAGGTGATCGCCGAAATGCGTGGGGTCCATGATGTGGACGGAAATGCACCATTTTACAATGCGTTGCCAAAGCGCTTCTTCCAGATGAATTTTGCTAAGGCGGACTATATTAACGCCACCCAGGGCAACCAGTTCATTAATGACCTCATGCCAAAATATCCGGTTTATCTCAGCCTGTTACCAAAATCCGCGCAGCAGGTGGTGGGGCAGGTGAACGCGGCGTCCGAACCGGCGAAGGCGATGTTGGAGCGGCAGGGATTCAAATATAACGGTTATATCGATATTTTTGATGGTGGCCCCACCCTGATTGCCGAGCGGGATGCGATCCATGTGGTCGCCGCCGCCGCCCTTGCACCGATCTGTACGATTGATGAGTTGCCAGAGGAAACCGAGAAATTCATGCTCAGTAACAATGGGTTCGAGAATTTCCGCTGTGCGGTCGGACGGATTGCAGTACTGCCGCAGGGGCTGCATATCACCCCCCGGCTTGCGCGCCGGGCGGGGGTGGCGATGGGGGATATGGTGCGCTATTACCCCGTTTAG
- a CDS encoding hydrolase, with translation MDPALRKVLDWVAGQSTTMIGLTEQWAAINSGSYNLVGLRTMRAALAEAFAPLGGVAEVIALSPITQINALGETVDVPMAEALSIVKHPYAPLQVLLVGHMDTVYGIDHPFQVSKKRDDSVLHGPGVADLKGGLAVMLHALLALEQSPWAGQLGWQVLLNPDEEIGSVASDPLLKRAAVGKHLGLVYEPALADGTLAGARKGSGNFSIVVRGRAAHAGRNPGDGRNAIVAAAEITQAVFALNGQREGVTINPGKIEGGGALNVVPELAILRCNVRTAQPADEAWVMEALHTILAPIRAREGYGAEINGQFTRQPKPLAPKIQAIFDMVLACGRELGLTLAVKPSGGCCDGNNLWKYGLPNVDTLGVRGAHIHSAQEIAYLDSFVERAQLSALLLMRLAKGELNIPSQ, from the coding sequence ATGGATCCAGCCCTCAGGAAGGTTCTCGACTGGGTTGCCGGGCAATCCACGACGATGATCGGCCTGACCGAGCAATGGGCGGCGATTAATTCCGGTAGTTATAATCTTGTGGGGCTACGAACGATGCGTGCAGCGCTGGCCGAGGCGTTTGCGCCGCTGGGCGGTGTGGCCGAGGTCATCGCCTTATCGCCCATTACCCAGATCAATGCGCTTGGCGAAACGGTCGACGTGCCGATGGCGGAGGCGTTAAGCATCGTCAAGCACCCATATGCGCCGCTGCAAGTGCTGCTCGTCGGCCATATGGATACGGTGTATGGCATCGACCATCCCTTTCAAGTATCAAAGAAAAGGGATGATTCCGTGCTGCATGGGCCCGGCGTTGCCGATCTTAAAGGCGGCCTTGCCGTGATGCTGCATGCGCTGCTCGCGCTGGAGCAAAGCCCGTGGGCCGGGCAGCTGGGCTGGCAGGTGCTGCTGAATCCGGATGAGGAAATCGGTTCTGTCGCGTCCGACCCGCTGCTCAAGCGCGCGGCGGTGGGCAAACATCTCGGCCTCGTCTACGAACCTGCGCTCGCGGATGGCACCCTTGCTGGTGCACGCAAGGGCAGCGGCAATTTCAGCATTGTCGTTCGTGGCCGCGCCGCCCATGCCGGGCGCAACCCCGGCGATGGGCGCAATGCCATCGTCGCCGCCGCCGAAATCACCCAGGCGGTGTTTGCACTGAATGGGCAACGCGAAGGCGTCACCATCAACCCCGGAAAGATCGAGGGTGGCGGCGCACTTAATGTCGTACCTGAACTGGCGATCCTGCGCTGCAACGTGCGCACCGCCCAGCCTGCCGACGAGGCATGGGTGATGGAGGCCCTGCACACCATCCTTGCACCCATCCGCGCACGAGAAGGTTACGGAGCCGAAATTAATGGCCAATTCACTCGCCAACCGAAGCCATTGGCTCCAAAAATCCAGGCTATTTTCGATATGGTGCTGGCCTGCGGGCGTGAACTGGGCCTCACCCTCGCCGTGAAGCCCTCCGGCGGCTGTTGCGATGGCAATAACCTTTGGAAATACGGGCTTCCCAACGTCGATACGCTCGGCGTGCGCGGCGCCCATATTCATTCGGCGCAGGAAATCGCCTATCTCGACTCCTTCGTGGAGCGCGCACAGCTTTCTGCCTTGCTACTGATGCGACTGGCAAAGGGGGAGCTTAACATCCCTAGCCAGTGA
- a CDS encoding acetylornithine/succinylornithine family transaminase — protein sequence MSDLPAATHTPGPLSAELIAKGKAYYTPNYKPREMILDRGVGATVWDMDGNDYIDLGAGIAVCSLGHQDPDLLAALDAQSRKLWHTSNVFFTEPPIRLAEALVELAPFAERVFLCNSGAEANEAAIKLVRKYAADQGKPPAQRNIISFNGSFHGRTLATVTLTAQPKYHIGFEPMPGGFIYCDTFNDEAAITALVDENTCAIFVEPVQGEGGVMPAKPGFLKHLRALCDTVGALLVVDEIQAGLSRTGTVFAHTQDEIVPDVVTLAKALGGGLPIGAMLVGAKAAQTLQFGTHGTTFGGNPVMSAVALASVTKLARADILVGVASKAALLREGLAAINADLQMFSEIRGRGLMIGAELTAAYAGKSGDISELARRHGVLVLVAGPNVMRFLPPLTISDAELKTGLARLKTALQAQKASAS from the coding sequence ATGTCCGACCTGCCTGCCGCCACCCATACTCCCGGCCCGCTTTCTGCCGAATTGATCGCTAAAGGGAAGGCCTATTACACCCCCAACTATAAACCGCGCGAGATGATCCTCGACCGCGGGGTGGGCGCGACGGTGTGGGATATGGATGGCAATGATTATATCGACCTTGGCGCGGGCATTGCCGTCTGTTCGCTGGGCCACCAGGACCCGGATTTGCTGGCGGCGCTCGATGCCCAGTCGCGCAAGCTCTGGCATACCAGCAACGTGTTTTTCACCGAGCCGCCGATCCGGCTGGCGGAAGCGCTGGTGGAGCTGGCGCCGTTTGCCGAGCGCGTGTTCCTATGCAATTCCGGCGCGGAGGCGAACGAGGCGGCGATCAAGCTGGTGCGTAAATATGCGGCTGATCAGGGCAAACCGCCCGCCCAGCGCAATATTATCAGCTTCAACGGCTCCTTCCATGGCCGCACGCTGGCGACGGTGACACTCACCGCCCAGCCGAAATACCATATCGGTTTCGAGCCGATGCCCGGTGGATTTATTTATTGCGATACGTTTAATGATGAAGCCGCGATCACCGCGCTGGTCGATGAAAACACCTGCGCGATTTTTGTCGAGCCGGTGCAGGGCGAGGGCGGGGTGATGCCTGCCAAACCGGGCTTCCTCAAGCATTTGCGGGCGCTGTGCGACACGGTCGGCGCGCTGCTGGTGGTCGATGAAATTCAGGCCGGGCTCAGCCGCACCGGCACCGTGTTCGCCCATACGCAGGATGAGATTGTGCCCGATGTGGTGACGCTGGCCAAAGCGCTCGGCGGTGGCTTGCCGATTGGAGCGATGCTGGTCGGTGCAAAAGCGGCGCAAACCCTGCAATTTGGCACCCATGGCACCACGTTTGGCGGCAATCCGGTCATGTCGGCGGTGGCGCTGGCGTCGGTCACCAAACTGGCGCGGGCGGATATTCTGGTCGGGGTTGCCAGCAAGGCCGCTCTGTTGCGCGAGGGGCTTGCGGCGATCAATGCGGATCTTCAGATGTTCAGCGAAATCCGTGGCCGCGGGTTGATGATCGGGGCGGAGCTGACGGCGGCATATGCCGGTAAATCCGGCGATATTTCCGAGCTGGCGCGCCGCCATGGTGTGCTGGTGTTGGTCGCCGGGCCGAATGTGATGCGCTTCCTGCCGCCGCTTACGATTAGTGATGCGGAGCTGAAAACGGGTCTTGCCCGCCTGAAAACGGCGCTGCAGGCCCAGAAAGCCAGCGCCAGCTGA
- a CDS encoding acylphosphatase → MNVTTKHLIIYGYVQGVGYRAWVIEGARRLGLTGWVRNRAEGTVEAVFVGKRAAVLRMVEACRQGPDRARVTGVDSIDWIGDVPTDFRQLPTD, encoded by the coding sequence ATGAATGTGACCACGAAACACCTGATTATCTACGGCTATGTCCAAGGCGTCGGCTACCGCGCCTGGGTGATCGAGGGCGCACGTCGGCTGGGCCTCACCGGCTGGGTGCGTAACCGCGCGGAAGGCACGGTGGAAGCCGTTTTTGTTGGCAAGCGCGCGGCTGTGTTGCGGATGGTCGAGGCCTGCCGTCAGGGGCCAGATCGGGCCCGGGTGACCGGGGTCGACAGCATCGACTGGATTGGCGATGTCCCCACCGATTTCCGCCAACTGCCGACGGATTAA
- the lipB gene encoding lipoyl(octanoyl) transferase LipB: protein MEWDVATDFVEYPAALAAMAARVAAVQQGRAPELGWMVEHPPLYTLGTSANAADVLGAGGIPTYETGRGGQVTYHGPGQQIVYLMRDLKRHAGPAGPDLRAYVRDLERWIILTLEGFGIEGFIRPGRVGVWVQTPRGEAKIAALGVRVQKWVTSHGIALNVQPDLRHYAGIVPCGIREFGVTSLQALGQAVTMEQARAALRDNFSRVFA from the coding sequence ATGGAATGGGATGTAGCAACGGATTTTGTGGAGTATCCGGCGGCGCTGGCGGCGATGGCGGCGCGCGTGGCGGCGGTGCAGCAGGGCCGCGCGCCGGAGTTGGGCTGGATGGTGGAGCACCCGCCGCTTTACACGCTGGGCACCAGCGCCAATGCGGCCGATGTGCTGGGTGCGGGCGGCATTCCCACGTACGAAACCGGGCGCGGCGGGCAGGTGACCTATCATGGGCCGGGCCAGCAAATTGTGTACCTGATGCGTGACCTGAAACGCCATGCAGGCCCCGCCGGGCCGGACTTGCGGGCCTATGTGCGCGACCTCGAACGCTGGATCATCCTGACGCTGGAAGGGTTCGGCATCGAGGGGTTCATCCGCCCGGGCCGGGTGGGGGTCTGGGTGCAGACGCCGCGCGGCGAGGCAAAGATTGCCGCTCTGGGCGTGCGGGTGCAAAAATGGGTGACCAGCCACGGCATCGCGCTCAATGTGCAGCCGGACCTTCGCCATTATGCGGGGATTGTGCCGTGTGGCATCCGCGAGTTCGGCGTCACCTCGCTGCAGGCGCTGGGGCAGGCGGTGACCATGGAACAGGCGCGTGCGGCGCTGCGCGACAATTTTTCGCGGGTGTTTGCTTAA
- a CDS encoding calcium-binding protein yields the protein MRPYLPYPVTVNDTNKADSIDITGYSTEAHGSSENNAIAVSQASSNDLYGSTGEDTLWGAHSSGNFYGGNGDDLLSASYFSGNLYGGAGKDEIYGGARSGEASLSPTFTGNIYGGTADDIISTQYANGNFYGGTGNDHVSVQSGQTHLYGGTGNDFFSSAQDSHSTTTVYGGAGDDTFVSIHGNATMYGGSGDDEFLSIHGNATMYGGSGDDEFTSYYNGDLKLVGGSGDDSIRGGDGNERLYGGGDNDTIQGNIGNDQLIGGAGDDSLIGGAGSDALYGRDGNDVLKGVELRFGSAPLNYVNGVDKLYGGAGDDVLDMRSAGGSGRLYGGEGSDTFMFSAGHSASLASDDPLKNISAHYKVYDFNVAEDKLSLDTTTPNVTFTESGNAVISSTYGEQHNTVTLVGISQEEWSHIQFV from the coding sequence ATGCGCCCGTATCTTCCTTACCCCGTTACCGTCAATGACACCAATAAGGCCGATAGTATCGACATCACCGGTTATTCTACCGAAGCACATGGCAGCAGCGAAAATAATGCAATCGCGGTTTCTCAGGCTTCCAGCAACGACCTCTATGGCAGCACCGGCGAGGATACACTCTGGGGTGCCCATTCCAGCGGCAACTTTTATGGCGGCAACGGAGATGACCTGCTCTCGGCCTCCTATTTCAGCGGCAACCTCTATGGCGGAGCCGGAAAGGACGAAATCTATGGCGGGGCCAGAAGCGGGGAAGCCTCGCTTTCCCCGACATTCACCGGCAACATTTATGGCGGCACCGCAGATGACATCATCTCGACTCAATATGCCAACGGGAACTTCTACGGGGGAACCGGCAACGACCACGTCTCGGTTCAATCTGGCCAAACCCATCTTTACGGCGGAACTGGCAACGACTTCTTCAGCAGCGCTCAGGATTCCCACAGCACCACCACCGTCTATGGCGGGGCTGGAGACGACACATTCGTCAGCATACACGGCAATGCAACCATGTATGGCGGATCTGGAGACGACGAATTCCTCAGCATACATGGCAATGCGACCATGTATGGCGGCAGCGGCGATGACGAATTCACAAGCTACTACAACGGCGATCTAAAGCTCGTTGGCGGCAGCGGCGATGACTCGATCCGGGGCGGAGACGGCAACGAGCGGCTCTATGGCGGCGGCGACAACGACACCATCCAAGGGAATATAGGCAATGACCAGTTGATCGGCGGGGCGGGCGACGACAGCCTTATCGGCGGAGCGGGCAGCGACGCTCTCTATGGCCGCGATGGCAACGATGTTCTCAAAGGCGTCGAGTTGAGGTTCGGCTCGGCACCATTGAACTATGTAAACGGCGTCGACAAGCTCTATGGCGGTGCTGGGGACGACGTGCTCGATATGCGCTCAGCCGGCGGCAGTGGCCGTCTCTATGGCGGCGAAGGAAGCGATACCTTCATGTTTTCGGCCGGGCATAGCGCTTCTCTCGCGAGCGATGATCCTCTGAAGAACATTAGCGCCCACTACAAGGTTTATGACTTTAACGTCGCCGAGGACAAACTCAGCCTCGACACCACCACACCCAACGTCACCTTCACCGAAAGCGGTAATGCCGTGATCAGCAGCACCTATGGGGAGCAGCATAACACCGTGACGCTGGTGGGCATTTCGCAAGAAGAGTGGAGCCATATCCAGTTCGTGTAA
- a CDS encoding calcium-binding protein: protein MIISTSPSFTETAKTFNGTKGPDYIETTDKNDIILAGAGDDHINALSGHNRVDGGAGNDHITAYFGNDTILGGSGNDTIYSHEGDDRIVAGSGDDKIHAGEGNNVIYGGSGDDAIVTDDDRNDAFKPDGRGDNYVDGGNGHDFIQTSDGNDTILGGAGNDWINAQAGHNRVDGGSGSDTITTYFGNDTIFGGSGNDVIHSHEGDDKIYAGSGDDRVFAGEGNNVIFGEAGNDKIIATNSRNGTFNREERNDNYVDGGKGHDFIETSDGNDTILGGSGDDWINAHAGHNRVDGGSGNDTITTYFGNDTVLGGTGNDTIHSHEGDDRIHAGSGDDKVYAGEGNNVIFGEAGNDSIVTTDGSNDIFNRDGRSDNYVDGGKGHDFIETSDGNDTILGGSGDDWINAHAGHNRVDGGSGNDTITTYFGNDTVLGGTGNDTIHSHEGDDKIIAGAGHDLVESGDGNDSVYGNAGDDALNGGAGDDLLVGGDGNDKMEGSAGNDRLVGGTGNDYLDGGEGNNTLVGGAGNDTLVAKNGSNTLNGGDGADRLDVSVDTIFGPAASTDTTLTGGSGADLFSFSFNNNDVFGNFTGDLVHHSYTVTDFDVTQDTLSFSSSVFNWVAVEGYAQYNRSDLEAISRVTFTEGPDASTTLHVTLSDAVDATITLVGVDAQEWKQVDFA from the coding sequence ATGATTATCTCGACCAGCCCGTCTTTCACCGAAACCGCAAAAACCTTTAACGGCACCAAGGGCCCCGATTACATCGAGACCACCGACAAAAATGACATCATCCTCGCTGGCGCAGGCGATGACCACATTAACGCCCTTTCCGGCCATAACCGGGTCGATGGTGGCGCGGGCAACGATCATATCACCGCCTATTTCGGCAATGACACCATCCTGGGCGGCAGCGGCAATGATACCATCTACAGCCACGAAGGCGATGACAGAATCGTCGCCGGATCCGGTGACGATAAGATTCATGCCGGGGAAGGCAATAACGTGATTTACGGCGGCTCGGGTGATGATGCCATCGTCACAGATGATGACCGCAACGACGCCTTCAAACCCGATGGGCGCGGCGATAACTATGTCGACGGCGGCAACGGCCATGACTTTATCCAAACATCCGATGGCAATGACACCATCCTGGGCGGCGCGGGTAATGACTGGATCAATGCCCAGGCCGGCCATAACCGGGTCGATGGTGGTTCGGGTAGCGATACCATCACCACCTATTTCGGCAACGATACCATCTTCGGTGGCAGCGGCAACGATGTCATTCATAGCCATGAGGGGGATGACAAAATCTATGCTGGCTCCGGCGACGATAGGGTTTTTGCCGGGGAAGGCAATAACGTGATTTTTGGTGAAGCCGGTAACGACAAAATCATCGCAACCAATAGCCGTAATGGCACCTTCAACCGCGAGGAGCGCAACGATAACTATGTCGATGGTGGCAAAGGCCACGACTTTATCGAAACATCCGATGGCAACGACACCATCCTCGGCGGCAGCGGCGATGACTGGATCAACGCCCATGCCGGCCATAACCGCGTCGATGGCGGCTCCGGGAACGATACCATCACCACCTACTTCGGTAACGACACCGTCCTTGGCGGCACTGGCAACGACACGATCCATAGCCACGAGGGCGACGACAGAATCCATGCGGGTTCCGGCGACGATAAGGTTTATGCTGGCGAGGGCAATAACGTCATTTTCGGCGAAGCCGGTAACGACAGCATCGTCACCACCGATGGCAGCAATGACATCTTCAACCGAGATGGGCGCAGCGATAATTACGTCGATGGCGGCAAAGGCCACGACTTTATCGAAACATCCGATGGCAACGACACCATCCTCGGCGGCAGCGGCGATGACTGGATCAACGCCCATGCCGGCCATAACCGCGTCGATGGCGGCTCCGGGAACGATACCATCACCACCTACTTCGGTAACGACACCGTCCTTGGCGGCACTGGCAACGACACGATCCATAGCCACGAGGGCGACGATAAAATCATCGCCGGTGCGGGCCATGACCTTGTCGAAAGCGGCGATGGCAACGATAGCGTCTACGGTAACGCTGGCGATGACGCACTTAACGGCGGCGCCGGGGATGACCTGCTCGTCGGCGGCGATGGCAATGACAAAATGGAAGGCAGCGCGGGCAACGATCGGCTCGTTGGCGGCACGGGCAACGACTACCTCGATGGTGGCGAGGGTAATAACACCCTCGTTGGCGGCGCCGGCAACGATACGCTGGTTGCCAAAAACGGTAGCAACACCCTGAATGGTGGCGATGGGGCTGACCGGTTAGACGTTTCCGTCGATACCATCTTTGGCCCGGCGGCATCGACCGACACTACCCTCACCGGCGGCAGCGGGGCCGACCTGTTCAGCTTCAGCTTCAACAACAATGATGTTTTTGGCAACTTCACCGGTGATCTGGTCCACCATAGTTACACCGTCACCGACTTCGACGTTACCCAGGATACGCTCTCGTTCTCGAGCAGTGTCTTTAACTGGGTGGCCGTTGAAGGCTACGCGCAGTATAACCGGAGCGACCTGGAGGCCATCTCCCGCGTCACCTTTACCGAAGGCCCGGATGCCTCGACCACCCTGCATGTTACCCTTTCCGACGCAGTCGATGCCACCATCACCCTTGTCGGGGTCGATGCGCAGGAGTGGAAACAAGTCGATTTTGCTTAA
- the mgtE gene encoding magnesium transporter has translation MRDDDYTPAETNADSGFSLSPEFVQEIIDAIAREDVVATRDLVYPLPAPDQAELFEQLSHDERRWLTETIAAGFDSETLAELSPEAAEDVIEALGTLKSAEVLAELETDDAVHILEDLGFAEQQELLEGMPTQTREELEESLTYDQESAGRLMRKKLVAVPEFWNVGDTIDFLRAADELPEYFYVIYTVNAAFVPTGRVLLGTILGNKRDVPLEQIRQTTIYAVSTETDQEEVAYLFRKYALVEAPVIDGDGMLVGTITVDDVVDVMQEEEEEDYLRAGGVTGQDFQSSVWETVRARFGWLFVNLITAILASAVIGMFEVTIEKIVALAVMMPMVASMGGNTGTQTITVAVRAIATKQLTNANSGYYIRKEMFIGFLNGAGLGVIMGAGVYLFFDDVWLSLVMLLAATITMTMAGLWGSVIPIFLNRRGVDPAISSGIFLTTVTDCVGFFSFLGLATLILLHTS, from the coding sequence ATGAGAGATGACGACTACACGCCCGCCGAAACCAACGCCGATAGCGGCTTTTCGCTCAGCCCGGAATTCGTTCAGGAAATCATCGACGCCATCGCCCGCGAGGATGTCGTCGCCACCCGCGACCTCGTCTACCCCCTGCCCGCGCCCGACCAGGCCGAACTGTTCGAACAGCTCAGCCACGACGAGCGCCGCTGGCTGACCGAAACCATCGCCGCCGGGTTCGACTCCGAAACCCTCGCCGAACTCTCGCCCGAAGCCGCCGAAGACGTGATCGAGGCGCTCGGCACCCTGAAATCCGCCGAAGTGCTGGCCGAACTTGAAACCGATGATGCCGTCCACATCCTCGAAGATTTAGGCTTCGCCGAGCAGCAGGAGCTGCTGGAAGGCATGCCCACCCAAACCCGCGAAGAGCTGGAAGAAAGCCTTACCTACGATCAGGAATCCGCCGGGCGCCTGATGCGCAAAAAACTGGTCGCGGTGCCGGAATTCTGGAATGTCGGCGACACGATCGACTTCCTGCGCGCCGCCGACGAACTGCCGGAATATTTCTACGTCATCTACACCGTCAACGCCGCCTTTGTGCCCACCGGCCGGGTGCTGCTTGGCACCATCCTTGGCAACAAGCGCGACGTGCCGCTCGAACAGATCCGCCAGACCACCATCTACGCCGTCTCGACCGAGACTGACCAGGAAGAAGTCGCCTACCTGTTCCGCAAATACGCCCTTGTCGAAGCGCCGGTGATCGATGGCGACGGCATGCTGGTCGGCACCATCACGGTCGATGACGTGGTCGACGTGATGCAGGAAGAGGAAGAAGAAGATTACCTGCGCGCCGGGGGGGTAACCGGGCAGGATTTTCAATCGAGCGTGTGGGAAACCGTGCGCGCCCGTTTCGGCTGGCTGTTCGTCAATCTCATCACCGCCATCCTCGCCTCGGCGGTGATCGGCATGTTTGAAGTCACCATCGAGAAAATCGTCGCCCTCGCGGTGATGATGCCGATGGTCGCCAGCATGGGCGGCAACACCGGCACCCAGACCATCACCGTCGCTGTGCGCGCCATCGCCACCAAGCAGCTGACCAATGCCAATAGCGGCTATTACATCCGCAAGGAAATGTTCATCGGCTTCCTCAACGGCGCCGGGCTTGGCGTCATCATGGGCGCGGGCGTCTACCTGTTCTTCGACGATGTCTGGCTATCGCTGGTGATGCTGCTTGCCGCCACCATCACCATGACCATGGCCGGGCTGTGGGGCTCGGTGATCCCCATTTTCCTCAACCGCCGCGGTGTTGACCCGGCCATCTCCTCGGGCATCTTCCTCACCACCGTCACCGATTGCGTCGGCTTTTTCAGCTTCCTCGGCCTTGCAACGCTGATTTTGTTGCATACCTCATAG